The window CTCCTGATCTATTGGTTCGACAATTTAGAGCAGACGCTTTAAGAAAATCTTTTTGTCGTGAAGAGGCAATAGAGGAATCATCCTGTATTATTGATGAGGCGCAAAAAGGGACAGATGATGATATCAAGCTAAGGGCTTTTGTTTGTAGGGCTTATTCTTATTATCATGCGCCATGGATTGAGGGCCATCTTCAAAAAGCTCTTGAAGATTTTAAAGTTGCGGAAGATCTTGTTGAAAATTTTGGTTTAGGATCTGTTCAACGTATCTTATTAGGCAAGGCGCTTGTTTATGTTGATCTAGGAGATTATGACTCCGCGGAACAAATTGTTTGTAGTATACCCTACTCTTTGCATGATGATAAAACTAACAGAATAAGGGCTTTGATCAAAGAGATAAGAGGACTAGAAGGATGTCACACTGAACTTGTCAAGGGATGATTTTAACCCTGATTAATTTATATAAGAGCAATAAAAACATCGAAATTTACCTTCATTTTTAGCGATATATATGTAGGGCTTGTTGGGTAATGACAGTTTTTGCAATTTGTCATCCCAGCGAAAGCGGGGATCCATCTTGTTTTATGAGAAATAGATTCCCGTTTTCACGGGAATGACCATTATGCAACAGACCCATGTAGTAAAGAGAGAATATACAATGACTCATGACCCAAGACCCATGACTCATGACCAATATTAAATAATCTAAAAGTAACGGGGAGAAATGAGAAATGTCTGATATTTTAAGGCTTGGTTTGAATCCCATATTTTCTTTTTCTAGTTCTTCTGATAAAGATAAAAAAGAGAAACCTGAAACTAAACAATGTATAGTAAATGGCTTTGTTGGAACTGTTTTTGGTTATTATGGTAACCAGCTTTCTTACGATGTCAGTAGTGATGGCTGGCAGCCTGGTGATGTCGTGGGGGAAGTAGATAAAAGTACTACCACAGAAGAGAATCCCTCATTGATTGCCCTTCGCGTTCCTGTTTACCTTGATCTCAAGCTTAGTGAGAATGTTGGTTTATCATTTGGGGGGACAGGGAATCTGGACAACCTTTTTTCTGCAAATAATTTGACTTCCAATCCGTTTAATTTAACAGAAGCTTTATTTAGTGGGAATCTTAATGTTTCTAATGATTATATTGCAAGCCTTTCTTTGGGAGGATTTTCAGGCTTATCTTATTTTGGCTTTTATGAGTTTTGGGATGGCAGCCTGCCGACTGATGATTATGAAAAATTAAGATGGGGCGGGCGACTTCATAATAATTTTGATTTTGGACATATTTTCGGAGTTGATCCATCAAAGTACGATCTGTCCCTTAATATTGGCTGGGAAGGTTCTTATCTTTCACAGCCTACTCAAAAGGAATTTAATTCACTTGCGGTTGCCGATGTTGCAGGGAGAGTAGGTATATTGGAAGTAGAAGCAAACTTTAAGTGGAGGTATTATTCAGGATTTTCAATTCGTACCGTTTTATCTGGCAATGAAAATTCCTCAGAGGGAAATGATGATTCCAGTTGTTGGGTAAATATATGTGATGGAGAGACAGGTGTTGGCTGCTGGGAAAATACTTGCACGGGAGAAGACGGGCCACCAAGCTATGGAAATGACAATGGTGATATTGGATCAGGAATTGGAGATGGGATTGCTCAAACAGTTGAAGAAAATTTGGATTATTCGGGAAATATTTTCGAGGTTCGGGGCGGGATTAAGATCTCTCCCGCCTTTGGTGAGACTTCAAACTTTAGTTTTATGATTATGGGGGGGCTCTCTTTTTATAAAGAAGAGAAGGGGTGGTTTGTGGGGGGAGAAGCAGAGATCCCTTTATGCCATGCACCCCGATTAGAAAATCAGGGTGAATACAGGTTGGGGGTTGGGTATTCTTTTGTAAATAATTATGCTTCAATTTTTGCTGATTCAAAAAATGATAGCCATAATCTGAAGTTGTCTTTAGATGCCGGGAAAAATCAATTAACTCTTATTGGCCGACTTTCAACTTCAAAAGATGAAGGGAAACCTCCTTATTTTGTCGGAATGACTTTAACTCACTATTTTGAGGGAAGTTTTTTTGATGTGATGCAAAGTTTATTTCATTAAAACACCTGCTATTTAACGGTTATCTTCCTCTCTGGAAATACTTTTATTTTGAAAAACCGACCAAGTTTATGTCATGATACTTGACAAACTCATTGTTAAGTTTTATTATAATGTCTGTGATAAGTTATGATGTTTTTTATATCAGATAGAAGACGACCAGTCTATACTATATCAATAGCGGCAGAAATGTTAGAATGTCATCCTAGAACATTGCGTATATATGAAGAGAAGGGTTTAGTGAAACCTTATCGCCGTAATAATATTCGTCTCTATTCTCAGCAAGACATAGAGAGTATCAAGAAAATATGCGATTTAATGGATGAATTAAGCATTAATTTATCTGCCGTTAGGGCATTATTTAAGGTTTCGGAGAAATTCCACCTTTCATTTTCAAAAATGATTGATAGAATGTTAGAATAGTATTAAGTACAGACCAAATAAAGGAGTTGAATATATGTCGATGATATGTGATGAGTGCCATATAAATCAAGCTACAGTTCATGTAACAAGAGTGGTAAATGGGAAAAAGGTTGTAAGACATTTATGTCCGACATGCGCGGAAAAACTTGGATTTATGCCAACAGATCTTGGGTTCCCAGGGTTTTTTGAAATTCCGGATATATTTGCTTCATTTTTTAAACGCCGTCCTTCTGAAAGAATATATGATTATTTTACGGATTCCGCGCAAAAGGTTATCCATCTTGCCTCAGAAGAGGCTCGCAGATTAAAACACGACCATTTGACGACAGAGCATCTACTACTTGGAATAATTCGTGAAGAGGGTTTTGCTTACAAAATTTTAAAAGATTTAGAAGTTGATCTTGTTGATCTTTTTTCTGATATTGAATCTTTAATTGGTCATGGAGAAGGGACTAAAGGAGAGATATCTCTTTCACCAAGAACAAAAAAAGTTTTGGAGCTTTCTTATAATGCAGCAAAAGAATTAGGTTTTAGTTTTGTAGGGTCAGAGCATATTCTTTTAGGAATTATTCGTGAAGGGGAGTCAATTTCAGCTCAATCTCTTCACAAACGTAAAATTACGTTTGATAAGGTTGTAAGCAAAATATTGGAAGAGTTGGAAAAAGAACAGAAGGGGGAAGAGGGGTTGCTTGGTGGGGATGCAGATGACCAGTTTTCCTTGGAAGGCGGGCCTGAGGGGATGGATATTCCCGAGGGGTCTGAGGATATAGAAGGTGGAGGAGGTGGTTTCTTTGGTGGTATGCCGGGGTTTGGTTTCCCAGGGACAATGGCTCCTCCCAGGTCAAGAAAACCGGCGCTTGCGTCTTTTGGTAAAGACTTGACTCTTGAAGCAAAGGAGGGGAGGCTTGATCCTGTTATAGATAGGAGTAAAGAGATAGAAAGGGTTATAAGAATTCTTTCTCGTCGAACCAAAAATAATCCGGCATTACTTGGTGATCCCGGTGTTGGTAAAACAGCTATAGTGGAAGGCCTTGCTGATAAGATCATAAAAGGTGATGTCCCAGATGTTTTAAAAGGAAAGAAGCTTATCTCTCTTGATTTGGGAGGGATGGTAGCCGGAACAAAATACCGTGGCGAGTTTGAAGCCAGGATCAAAAAAGTTCTTGATGAAGTGCTAAGCAAAAAAAGAGAAATTATTTTATTTATAGACGAACTTCATACTTTGGTTGGGGCTGGGGCTGCTGAGGGGGCAATTGATGCTGCCAATATGTTAAAGCCTGCGCTTGCAAGGGGAGAGTTACAAGTTATCGGAGCTACAACAGTTGATGAATACCGTAAAAATATAGAAAAAGACGCTGCATTGGAACGTAGATTTCAACCTGTTATGGTAAATGAACCAGACAAGGAACTTGCCGTGCAAATATTGCAGGGGATTCGGTCTAAGTATGAAGAACATCACAGAGTGAAAATTCCTGATGCCGCTTTATTTGCAGCTGTCTCTTTGTCTGATCGTTACATATCAGATAGATTCCTTCCTGATAAGGCAATTGATGTTATGGATGAAGCTGCCGCAAAGGTTCGTTTAAAGCTTATTAACAGGCCTAAAGCATTAAAAGAAGTTGAAAATAAAATTGAGGATGTTAAAAAGAGCCAGGCTGCAGCTATTGGCGAACAGAAATATGAAAAGGCCGCATCAAAAAGAGACGAATTACAGAGCCTGCAGGATCATTTGAAAAAGTTGGAAGAAGAATGGAAAGTGGAATCAAGTAATATCGCTGCTGTGGTTACAGAAGATGATATTGCAGAGGTTGTTTCTGATTGGACGGGAATTCCTGTTGTAAAACTTACTCAAGCGGAGACGGAAAAACTTCTTCATATGGAAGAGACTTTGCATAAGCGTGTTATCGGACAGGATGAATCTATAGTTTCGATTGCTCAGGCTATTCGCAGGGGAAGGGCGGGGCTCAAGGCTCCTGAACGTCCGTTGGGATCTTTCATTTTTGCGGGACCTACAGGGGTTGGAAAAACAGAGGTTGCAAGGCGCCTGGCGGAATTTATGTTTGGGACTATGGATGCAATGATTCGTATTGATATGTCTGAATATATGGAAAAGCATACCATATCGAGATTAATTGGAGCGCCTCCGGGATATGTTGGATATGAAGAGGGGGGAGTTTTAACTGAAGCTGTACGCCGTAAACCATATTCTGTTGTCCTTTTTGATGAAATAGAGAAAGGACATCCTGATGTGTTTAATGTTTTGCTTCAAATATTGGATGATGGAAGAGTTACAGATTCTAAAGGAAAGCTTATTGATTTTAAAAATACAATAATCATCATGACTACAAATATTGGACAGAGACTGATAATTGAAAGGGGAGCTATAGGCTTTATGGCTAAAGAGGACAGGGAAGCCGATTATGAAAAGATGAAAGATACGGTTATGGATGAGATGAAAAAAGAGTTTAGACCTGAATTTTTAAACCGTATCGATGAAATTATAGTTTTTCATCCATTATCAGATGCAGAATTGAAGCAAATTGCAAAACTTATACTTTCTGATGTTGAGAGACAAATGGAGGAACAAGAGATGCAGCTAGCTATAGATGATGAGATTACATCTATGATAGTGAAAGAGGGGTATGATCCTAAATTTGGAGCAAGGCCTTTACGCCGTGCTGTTAGGCGTTTAATTGAAAATCCGTTAAGCAATCAATTGATTGAGGGAAAGTTTAAAGCCGGAGATAAAGTTGCCGCTGTTGTTAAAGATGGGAAAATAGTTTTTGAAAAGATCGGGAAGGCTGAAATTAAGGGTAAACGTTCTGAATCAGAAACTAAATCTGTAACAAAGCCTGTACAAGCTGAATCGTCATCTAAAAAAGAGCTCGATGGTGGAGAAAAATTCAAGAAAGGTAAAAAAAAGAGTAAATAATACTAATTATAAAAGTTCTTTAAGTTTTATACTACCTGTGTATAATGCTTGACCTACAATACAACCCTCAAGAGGAAGCTTTTTTAGTTTTTCTATATCTTCGGTACAGGCAACCCCTCCGGACGCAATAACCGGAACTTTTACAGCATTTGCGAATTTTTCAATTTCATCAAAATTAGGACCCGTAAGCATCCCATCACGAGAAATATCTGTAAATATAAATCTTTTAACTCCCATTGCGACAACTTCTTGTCCTAACGCAGCGGCAGTCTTTTGCGAAACATTTGTCCATCCGTTTGCCATTACTTTTCCATCTTTTGCGTCTACAGCTACAATTATTTGATCTCTAAATTTCTGACAAACTTTTTCTATTAAATTGGGATTAAATATCGCGGAACTTCCAAGTACAACACGAGAAATTCCAAGGGACAAGAGTTTTTCAATGTCGTCCATTCTTCTGTATCCTCCGCCTACTTGAATGGCTATATTTGATGTCTCTACAATTTTTTTTATGATCTCAAAATTTTTGGGAGTTCCTGTTCTTGCTCCATCTAAATCTACGACATGAAGACGTTTAGCTCCTTCTTGTTCCCACGTTAGCATTGCTTTGACAGGATCTTCATAATAGATGGTTTTTTTGTCGAAATGGCCTTGTTTTAGCCTTACGCATTTTCCATCTAATATATCTATAGCTGGTATTATTTCAAACATATTTCACCAAAATTCTTTAAAATTTTTAATCCTACAACACCCGATTTTTCAGGATGGAATTGAATTCCAAACATTTTCCCTTTTGATATAGAAGAAACAAATTCAATCCCATAATCTGTGGTCGTGCTTACAATCGACTCTTCTTTGGGGTTGCAATAATAAGAATGAGCAAAGTATACCATAGATCCGTTTTCAATTCCATTAAAGAGCTTAGATTCATTTTTTATTTTCATCTGATTCCACCCCATATGAGGAATTGATAATTTTAAATCTGTTCTTGTAAAGTTGAATTTTTTTACTTCTCCTTTTATTATGGCAAGCCCTTTGTCTCTTCCTTCTTCCGATTTCTCAAAAAGAAGTTGAAAGCCAATACATATTCCAAGAAAAGGTTTGTTTCTGGCTATTGCTTCTTCTATAGTTAATTCAAGCCCTTTTGCCCTTAATTCTTTCATTGCCGAGTCAAAGGCTCCGACTCCCGGGAGAATTATTCCGCTTGCAGAAAGTATTTCAGCTTTATCTTTTGTTAATGTTGCCTTAACACCTAAATTTTCTAGGGCTTTTTGAACGCTTCTTAGATTTCCCGCGCCATAGTCGATTATAGCTATAAACATAGCGCTCCAGCTCCTAAAACACCGGCTTTTGAACCAAGACGCGCTTTAACTATTTTTATAGTAGATGCAGGGATTGGCAGAGCATGTTTTTTGACATAAGATCGTACAGGCTTAAGCAGTAAATTATCCATGTTTGAGAGTCCTCCACCTACAACTATAAGTTCCGGATCGAAAATATTGACGAGATTTGTAATTCCTAATCCTAAATAATATGCAACTTGATCTATAATTTTTAGAGCTTTTTTCTCTCCTTGTTGGGCTTTTATGTGAACAGCCATGGCATTTTCTCCAAAAATTTTTTTAATAGAAGTTCCTGACGCCATTGATTCTAAATCTCCATAATTTCCACAACCACACTTATATTTGCGATTGCTTGCATCTATTATTATATGTCCTATTTCTCCCGCAGATCCATTTTTACCTCTATAAATTTTCCTTTCAATTATTATTCCACCTCCGATTCCGGTGGAGACTGTTATATAAATAAAATTTTTGGCCTTTTTGCCGGCGCCAAAAAGAGCTTCTCCGTATGCCGCGCAATTTGCATCGTTATCAACATAAACCGGAATACGAAACATGTCGGTTAGTATTTTTTTTAAATTTACCTTTTTCCAGCCGGGAAGATTTGGGGGATTTACGACTATCCCTTTTTCATATAATATAGGGCCTGGTACGCCTATTCCTATTGCTGATATTTTTGCTTTGCTTAATTTTTTTAAAGTTTCTATTGATTTTTTTATTTTATTGAGGACTGCTTTTTTCCCTTTTTTAGCTTCGGTAGGGATGTTTATGTCTGTGATGATGTTTTTTTTGTCTAAATCGATGAGAGCGGAAGCGATTTTTGTCCCTCCTAAGTCAATGCCTATAACACAATTTTTAGGATTTTCCATTTGTAATAAAGTATAACACGAAATAAAAAGCGCTGGGGGGTTAAGATTTTAGCTTTGGCATTGTCACTCTCAAGGCTTAACTGCTAAAAGTTGTTGACATTAGAGTCTCCCTATTGCTATAATTATCACTCAGTGTTATGGAGTGATAATTTGTGAGTAAAATGTCAGATGAATTGAAGTAAAATTTTTTTATGTCGTTTGAAATTTAGTTTTATATAAAAAAGGAGGTGACGTGAAAGTATGGCAGCAAAAAAGCTTATACCGCTTGGGGATAGAGTTGTAGTATTGCCTGAGCCGCAAGAAGAAAAAACTCGTTCAGGGATTGTTCTTCCGGATACAGCAAAAGAAAAACCATCAGAAGGAACAGTTGTTGCTGTTGGCACGGGAAGAATTTTGGATAACGGACAAAAAGTTGCTATTGAAGTAAAAGTTGGAGATAAGGTT of the candidate division WOR-1 bacterium RIFOXYB2_FULL_36_35 genome contains:
- a CDS encoding imidazole glycerol phosphate synthase, glutamine amidotransferase subunit encodes the protein MFIAIIDYGAGNLRSVQKALENLGVKATLTKDKAEILSASGIILPGVGAFDSAMKELRAKGLELTIEEAIARNKPFLGICIGFQLLFEKSEEGRDKGLAIIKGEVKKFNFTRTDLKLSIPHMGWNQMKIKNESKLFNGIENGSMVYFAHSYYCNPKEESIVSTTTDYGIEFVSSISKGKMFGIQFHPEKSGVVGLKILKNFGEICLK
- a CDS encoding 1-(5-phosphoribosyl)-5-[(5-phosphoribosylamino)methylideneamino]imidazole-4-carboxamide isomerase, which codes for MFEIIPAIDILDGKCVRLKQGHFDKKTIYYEDPVKAMLTWEQEGAKRLHVVDLDGARTGTPKNFEIIKKIVETSNIAIQVGGGYRRMDDIEKLLSLGISRVVLGSSAIFNPNLIEKVCQKFRDQIIVAVDAKDGKVMANGWTNVSQKTAAALGQEVVAMGVKRFIFTDISRDGMLTGPNFDEIEKFANAVKVPVIASGGVACTEDIEKLKKLPLEGCIVGQALYTGSIKLKELL
- a CDS encoding co-chaperone GroES; amino-acid sequence: MAAKKLIPLGDRVVVLPEPQEEKTRSGIVLPDTAKEKPSEGTVVAVGTGRILDNGQKVAIEVKVGDKVIYSKYGGTEVKLEGEEYIILQERDILAVKG